One segment of Natronosalvus halobius DNA contains the following:
- a CDS encoding ABC transporter ATP-binding protein, with translation MSTDTGSDQPLVRVEGLRKYFYEQDSYIDRLFGQEPVAVRAVDDVDFDVHRGETLGLVGESGCGKSTTGETLLHLQEPTDGVVQFEGENVFELEGDRRNEFRRNAQVVFQDPFSSLDPRMTIGRTIQQPLAVHDVGTAEERRDRAQELLERVGLSADQIDRYPHEFSGGQRQRIGIARALALEPEFVVLDEPTSALDVSVQAQVLNLLEDLQEEFGLTYLLISHDLSVIRHICDRVAVMYLGEIVEIGPVEEIFSTPKHPYTRALLESVPRASTDERDRDRNTLSGDVPSPRDPPSGCRFRTRCPEVIPPEDVAIEQATYREIMTLRELVERENISLEVVSDHAEMTDEGIDVDPAEVDAFVADLKAHVFDTPLPPEHDAIVEEALVPLAHENWDESAMRLRDAYESICELENPELGNEAHPVACHLYADDR, from the coding sequence ATGAGTACCGATACCGGGAGCGACCAGCCGCTGGTGCGCGTCGAGGGGCTCCGCAAGTACTTCTACGAGCAAGATTCGTACATCGACCGTCTCTTCGGTCAGGAGCCCGTCGCCGTCCGCGCGGTCGACGACGTGGACTTCGACGTTCACCGCGGCGAGACGCTCGGTCTCGTCGGCGAATCCGGCTGCGGGAAGTCGACGACGGGAGAGACGCTGTTACACCTGCAAGAACCCACCGACGGCGTCGTCCAGTTCGAGGGCGAGAACGTCTTCGAACTCGAGGGTGACCGTCGCAACGAGTTCCGGCGGAACGCACAGGTCGTCTTCCAGGATCCGTTCTCGAGCCTCGATCCGCGAATGACGATCGGAAGGACGATCCAGCAGCCACTCGCGGTCCACGACGTCGGTACTGCCGAGGAGCGCCGCGACCGGGCCCAGGAGTTGCTCGAGCGCGTCGGCCTGTCGGCCGACCAGATCGACCGCTATCCACACGAGTTTTCGGGCGGCCAGCGCCAGCGGATCGGCATCGCGCGGGCACTCGCCCTCGAACCTGAGTTCGTCGTCCTCGACGAACCGACCAGCGCACTCGACGTGAGCGTCCAGGCACAGGTCCTCAATCTGCTCGAGGACCTCCAGGAGGAGTTCGGCCTCACGTACCTGCTCATCAGTCACGACCTCTCGGTCATCCGCCACATCTGTGACCGGGTTGCCGTTATGTACCTGGGTGAAATCGTCGAAATCGGGCCGGTCGAGGAGATCTTCAGCACGCCGAAGCACCCCTACACGCGGGCGCTCCTCGAGAGCGTCCCGAGGGCGTCGACCGACGAGCGCGATCGCGACCGCAACACGCTATCCGGTGACGTTCCCTCGCCGCGGGACCCGCCGAGTGGCTGTCGGTTCCGGACGCGGTGCCCGGAGGTGATCCCGCCCGAAGACGTCGCAATCGAGCAAGCCACCTACCGGGAGATCATGACCCTCAGGGAACTGGTCGAACGGGAGAATATCAGTCTCGAAGTCGTCAGCGACCACGCCGAGATGACCGACGAGGGAATCGACGTCGACCCTGCCGAGGTGGACGCCTTCGTCGCGGACCTGAAGGCCCACGTTTTCGACACACCGTTGCCGCCGGAACACGATGCGATAGTCGAGGAAGCGCTGGTACCGCTCGCCCACGAGAACTGGGACGAATCCGCGATGCGGTTGCGCGACGCTTACGAGAGCATCTGCGAACTCGAAAATCCGGAGTTGGGGAACGAAGCCCATCCCGTCGCCTGTCACCTCTACGCCGACGATCGCTGA